From Chryseobacterium gallinarum, one genomic window encodes:
- a CDS encoding MFS transporter: MLALVMLINRAGSMVLPFLGVYMTDHLHFSIENSGIVLSFFGIGSVIGSWLGGMITDKIGEYRVQSLSLLLSVPLFCLIPLFTTETGLAGIILAQSIVSETFRPANSVAITKYAKPENITRAFSLNRMAVNLGFSIGPALGGILSAISYEFLFFSNALAALLAGLMYIWFFRKRTRLARQEAREVKQMIIIKKENSPYKDGKFLVYSLCCMLFAICFFQLFSTLTIFYKDTAHLSQQNIGYILGYSGFLIVLLEMGFVQLAEKYFTLAFTMLTGTFLCGFSYAMLAFDHSMVVLLLSMTLLCIGEIWTLPFMSTITALRSGENNKGAYMGLNGMSFSLAFIVTPYVGTLIADTFGFNILWIGTGVLAVIIAIAFYFIIPWMLKDKTNADETQEGLI, encoded by the coding sequence ATGCTGGCACTGGTAATGCTTATCAACAGGGCCGGTTCTATGGTACTGCCGTTTCTGGGAGTTTATATGACAGATCATTTACATTTTAGTATTGAAAATTCCGGGATTGTACTCAGCTTTTTTGGGATTGGATCAGTTATTGGCTCCTGGCTGGGAGGAATGATTACCGATAAAATAGGAGAGTACAGGGTGCAGAGTCTGAGCTTGCTATTAAGTGTACCTTTATTTTGTTTGATTCCGCTTTTTACAACAGAAACAGGACTGGCGGGGATCATTTTAGCCCAGAGTATTGTAAGCGAAACCTTTCGTCCTGCCAATTCGGTAGCGATCACCAAATATGCAAAACCTGAAAATATAACACGAGCTTTTTCATTAAACCGTATGGCTGTCAATCTGGGTTTTTCTATAGGTCCGGCACTTGGAGGGATATTATCGGCTATTTCCTATGAATTTTTATTCTTTAGCAATGCCTTGGCTGCTTTATTGGCGGGATTGATGTACATCTGGTTTTTCAGAAAACGTACGAGACTGGCAAGGCAGGAAGCAAGAGAAGTAAAACAGATGATCATTATTAAAAAGGAAAACTCTCCATATAAGGATGGAAAATTTTTAGTTTACAGCCTGTGTTGTATGCTGTTTGCCATTTGCTTTTTTCAGCTATTCAGTACATTAACTATCTTCTATAAAGATACAGCACATTTAAGCCAGCAGAATATCGGATATATACTCGGATACAGTGGCTTCCTGATTGTATTGCTTGAAATGGGATTTGTACAGCTGGCAGAAAAGTATTTTACATTGGCCTTTACTATGTTGACCGGAACTTTTTTATGTGGATTTTCATATGCTATGCTTGCCTTTGATCATAGTATGGTTGTTCTTTTACTATCAATGACTTTGCTTTGTATCGGAGAAATCTGGACATTGCCCTTTATGTCAACCATCACTGCATTACGTTCGGGAGAAAACAATAAAGGAGCCTATATGGGTTTAAACGGAATGTCTTTTTCACTGGCATTTATTGTTACTCCCTACGTCGGAACTTTGATTGCCGATACATTTGGATTTAATATACTATGGATAGGGACAGGAGTACTGGCTGTTATTATTGCAATTGCTTTTTATTTTATCATTCCCTGGATGCTGAAAGATAAAACCAATGCTGATGAAACCCAGGAAGGGCTGATATAA